CCGTTTCCCTGTAAATAGGTCTTTTTTCAGACCTCGTTAACCCAATTCCTGTTGGCGAGCCTGTCGAGCCACGGTTGGCGAGCTTGTCGAGCCATGAACTGGATTATTTTACACAAATTTAAAGTACTTTTTTATTTTGCAATAGCGTTCCCTTTTCGAGTACTTTTATTATGAAGCAATTCGAAAAACCCGTTGCGTCAAATAAAAAAGTACTCGAAATTCGAATCATTGCCTCATAAAAAAAAGTACTCAAAAATTCCATACAGTTTCCTCCAAATTTTTGTTTTTTACATTCTTTTTCTTTTGAAGGCTGAAAAGTTTTCTCTGGCAAGCTGTAATTTTTTGTCTTAGGTGAAACAAATCGAGAGCCTTATAAAGCCTTGTTAGGCGTTCCTTTTGTGCCTCACTTACATAAGAGCTTTCTAAAAGCCGCTGGTAGGGAGTTTTAATATCATCATGCTTCTTTTGCACCTTGCTTCCGATTCTCTTTTTCTCTGTCATTTTCATAACCGGTTGAAAAAAGTTGGCATAAAGCCTGAGATACGCATAGAGTCGGTTCAAGTAGTAGACTTCTTCCTCGGTATCGTAGCGGAAGTATCCAACATTCTGGCGGACTATGGAATAGTTTTTCTGCTCAACGTAGCAGTTATCATTGGAACGGGAGCTTCTCCCCCTTGTAAATTTTATCTGGTGCTTCTCACACCAATCGCGTAGAGGATGATTAATAAATTCAGCACCGGTATCAGAATCAATTCCCCGTAAATCAAAAGGAAGTCTTCTTTGGACTTTTTCTATGGCTTCTCTTACCCATTTTGAAGCTTTGTTTTTGATTGCCACAAGCTCTGTCCAACCGCTCCAAACATCCACCATATTTAATGTTTGAGCAAAGTCTCCCCGGCTATTTCCTCCCTCATGGGCTACCAGATCAATCTCCATGAACCCAGGGCAATTTTCATCCCACTCTGCCCACGTGCGTATAGCTATTTGTTGCTTTAATAGCGTTCCAGGTTTTGTGCCTTTTCGTCCTTTTATCTCAAGCTTTTTACGCTCATGTTTCAAAAGTCGGTCAATACTTGAAGCACTTATATGGCGCAAGTTTTCTATAGCCTGTGGAGAACCGTGGAGATGTCCGTTTGCTAAGAGATTATCTAAAACTTCATTTAAAATTGGCTTTAAACGTTTGCCACACATGTAGTTTTCAATTTCCCAGACCTTTTTTAGAAGTTTTAGTTCCTCTTCGCCGAATTTTTCTTTCTGCCAGGTCTTTTGCCCTTTTGGCTATGTCGGCTTTAAGGTAATTTTTCTTGCCTACATAGATGGTTTTCCGTGCTGCCTCAAGAGCCTGGCGGCATAGTTTCGATTTTTAGGCCTGTTATCCTCACAAAATAATCCAGTATCTCCTTTTCTCCTTTTGCTGGCTTTTGATACTCTGCTTCGACAAGCTCAGCATATCATTTCGCCGTTTCCTGTAAATAGGTCTTTTTTCAGACCTCGTTAACCCAATTCCTGTTGGCGAGCCTGTCGAGCCACGGTTGGCGAGCTTGTCGAGCCATGAACTGGATTATTTTACACAAATTTAAAGTACTTTTTTATTTTGCAATAGCGTTCCCTTTTCGAGTACTTTTATTATGAAGCAATTCGAAAACCCGTTGCGTCAAATAAAAAGTACTCGAAATCGAATCATTGCCTCATAAAAAGTACTCAAAATTCCATACAGTTTCCTCCAAATTTTTGTTTTTTACATTCTTTTTCTTTTGAAGGCTGAAAAGTTTTCTCTGGCAAGCTGTAATTTTTTGTCTTAGGTGAAACAAATCGAGAGCCTTATAAAGCCTTGTTAGGCGTTCCTTTTGTGCCTCACTTACATAAGAGCTTTCTAAAAGCCGCTGGTAGGGAGTTTTAATATCATCATGCTTCTTTTGCACCTTGCTTCCGATTCTCTTTTTCTCTGTCATTTTCATAACCGGTTGAAAAAAGTTGGCATAAAGCCTGAGATACGCATAGAGTTGGTTCAAGAAGTATACTTCTTCGTCGGTATCGTAGCGGAAGTATCCAACATTCTGGCGGACTATGGAATAGTTTTTCTGCTCAACGTAGCAGTTATCATTGGAACGGGAGCTTCTCCCCCTTGTAAATTTTATCTGGTGCTTCTCACACCAATCACGCAGAGGATGATTAATAAATTCAGCACCGGTATCAGAATCAATTCCCCGTAAATCAAAAGGAAGTCTTCTTTGGACTTTTTCTATGGCTTCTCTTACCCATTTTGAAGCTTTGTTTTTGATTGCCACAAGTTCTGTCCAACCGCTCCAAACATCCACCATATTTAATGTTTGAGCAAAATCTCCCCGGCTATTTCCTCCCTCATGGGCTACCAGATCAATCTCCATGAACCCAGGGCAATTTTCATCCCACTCTGCCCACGTGCGTATAGCTATTTGTTGCTTTAATAGCGTTCCAGGTTTTGTGCCTTTTCGTCCTTTTATCTCAAGCTTTTTACGCTCATGTTTCAAAAGTCGGTCAATACTTGAAGCACTTATATGGCGCAAGTTTTCTATAGCCTGTGGAGAACCGTGGAGATGTCCGTTTGCTAAGAGATTATCTAAAACTTCATTGAGAATCGGCTTTAAACGTTTGCCACACATGTAGTTTTCAATTTCCCAGACCTTTTTTAGAAGTTTTAGTTCCTCTTCGCCGAATTTTTTCTTTCTGCCAGGTCTTTTGCCCTTTTTGGCTATGTCGGCTTTAAGGTAATTTTTCTTGCCTACATAGATGGTTTTTCCGTGCTGCCTCAAGAGCCTGGCGGCATAGTTTCGGTTTTTTAAACCTGTTATCCTCACAAAATAATCCAGTATCTCCTTTTTCTCCTTTTTGCTGGCTTTTTGATATTGTTTTGCCGTTTCCCTGTAAATAGGTCTTTTTTCAGACCTCGTTAACCCAATTCCTGTTGGCGAGCCTGTCGAGCCACGGTTGGCGAGCCTGTCGAGCCACGGTTGGCGAGCCTGTCGAGCCACGGTTGGCGAGCCTGTCGAGCCACGGTTGGCGAGCTTGTCGAGCCACGGTTGGCGAGCTTGTCGAGCCACGGTTGGCGAGCTTGTCGAGCCACGGTTGGCGAGCTTGTCGAGCCACGGTTGGCGAGCTTGTCGAGCCACGGTTGGCGAGCTTGTCGAGCCATGAACTGGATTATTTTACACAAATTTAAAGTACTTTTTTATTTTGAAGCAACGTTCCCTTTTCGAGTACTTTTATTATGAAGCAATTCGAAAAATTGACATATTTTCCTGTATGCTATACAATAATGACCAATTCATAGAGTATATGAGAGGGGCGGGAATGGTACGTAAAGAACCGTTGGAACGCTGGTCGATTGAAAAATCGGCAGAACTCTACAATATCCGTAACTGGAGTGCCGGGTATTTTGATATCAATGCCAAGGGAGAGGTGATTTACCAGTACAGGACAAAACAGGGTCTTGTTCAGGTGAGTCTTATGGATATTATTCGGGGGATACGTGCGAGAGGCATGAGTTTTCCTGTGCTTTTGCGTATAAGTAATATTCTTGATTCTCAGATCTCCCTTTTACACGAGAGTTTTCGCAAGGCCATCCATGCTTTTGGGTACAAAGGGAATTATCGGGGAGTTTTTCCTATTAAGGTAAATCAACAGCAACAGGTGCTTGAAGAGATCAGTGAATTTGGGAGTCGTTATCATCATGGCTTTGAGGCGGGGAGTAAGGCAGAGCTTCTGGCTGCCCTTGCTTTTATTAAGGACCCTGAAGCCTTGATCATCTGCAATGGCTATAAGGATAGTGAGTTTATTGATCTTGGGCTTTACGCAACCAAACTGGGGTATCGTTGTATTTTTGTTATAGAGATGCCCAGTGAGGCAGATCTCATTCTTGAGCGTTCCAGGCTTCTTCAAGTGGAACCATGGATTGGGGTGCGGATCAAGCTTGCCAGCAAGGCCAGTGGTCACTGGACGGAGTCTGGAGGGGATCGGAGTATCTTTGGCTTGAGTCTTCCTGAGGTGGTAGAACTTGTCGATAAACTCAAGCAGGAGGGAGCCCTCAGCTGGTTGAGACTTTTGCATTACCATGTGGGATCGCAGATTCCCAACATCCGTGATATTCGTTCGGCGGTGCAGGAGGCTACACGGGTGTATACGGGGCTTGTCACCGAAGGCGCGCCAATGGGGTTTGTAGACTTTGGTGGAGGGCTTGCGGTGGATTATGATGGGT
This sequence is a window from Thermospira aquatica. Protein-coding genes within it:
- a CDS encoding integrase catalytic domain-containing protein, which codes for MCGKRLKPILNEVLDNLLANGHLHGSPQAIENLRHISASSIDRLLKHERKKLEIKGRKGTKPGTLLKQQIAIRTWAEWDENCPGFMEIDLVAHEGGNSRGDFAQTLNMVDVWSGWTELVAIKNKASKWVREAIEKVQRRLPFDLRGIDSDTGAEFINHPLRDWCEKHQIKFTRGRSSRSNDNCYVEQKNYSIVRQNVGYFRYDTEEEVYYLNRLYAYLRLYANFFQPVMKMTEKKRIGSKVQKKHDDIKTPYQRLLESSYVSEAQKERLTRLYKALDLFHLRQKITACQRKLFSLQKKKNVKNKNLEETVWNF
- a CDS encoding integrase catalytic domain-containing protein, coding for MYRETAKQYQKASKKEKKEILDYFVRITGLKNRNYAARLLRQHGKTIYVGKKNYLKADIAKKGKRPGRKKKFGEEELKLLKKVWEIENYMCGKRLKPILNEVLDNLLANGHLHGSPQAIENLRHISASSIDRLLKHERKKLEIKGRKGTKPGTLLKQQIAIRTWAEWDENCPGFMEIDLVAHEGGNSRGDFAQTLNMVDVWSGWTELVAIKNKASKWVREAIEKVQRRLPFDLRGIDSDTGAEFINHPLRDWCEKHQIKFTRGRSSRSNDNCYVEQKNYSIVRQNVGYFRYDTDEEVYFLNQLYAYLRLYANFFQPVMKMTEKKRIGSKVQKKHDDIKTPYQRLLESSYVSEAQKERLTRLYKALDLFHLRQKITACQRKLFSLQKKKNVKNKNLEETVWNFEYFL